The Benincasa hispida cultivar B227 chromosome 11, ASM972705v1, whole genome shotgun sequence genome has a segment encoding these proteins:
- the LOC120090793 gene encoding uncharacterized protein LOC120090793 — MEKPSEFFLDRRKSSRAPPKGEPSAKEWTAACISTNHQQHQQPFNKGGQASSSGSPLENLLKEYIAQNDALLKSQVSSIRNLEIQEERTPETTSHSEPSTSNAGKLEVTLNAPFPRRLMKKNDEQQFKRFLELLKQLHINIPLIEALEQMPTYVKFFKDILTKKRRVSEKEVIALTQECNALVSNSLLKKQKDTGSFTVPCSIGGLDVGHALCDLEANINLMPLSIFKKLGIGEAQPTSVTLQFTDRTIKYPKGKIEDVLVKVDNFIFSADVLEVPIILGRPFLATEKVLIDVHKGELTMHVDNEEVNIELPEEETHVCEVLALEESLEESEPPSLSERRTKPMRPSLEEPPELELKQLPGHLKYAFLGTNNTLPVIISANLTEPNEQSLL, encoded by the exons atggagaaaccatccgaATTTTTCTTGGATAGAAGGAAATCATCAAGAGCACCACCTAAGGGCGAACCATCAGCAAAGGAATGGACTGCCGCCTGTATTTCAACAAACCATCAGCAACATCAACAACCCTTTAATAAAGGAGGACAGGCGTCGAGCTCAGGATCTCCGCTTGAGAACCTATTGAAGGAATACATAGCCCAAAATGACGCATTGCTGAAAAGCCAGGTGTCATCTATCAGAAACCTGGAAATTCAG GAAGAAAGAACGCCCGAGACTACAAGCCATTCAGAACCTAGTACATCTAACGCAGGAAAACTTGAGGTGACTTTGAACGCACCATTCCCTAGGcgtctgatgaagaagaatgatgaacagcAATTCAAGCGCTTTCTTGAGCTCCTGAAGCAGCTGCATATCAATATTCCACTTATAGAGGCTTTGGAGCAGATGCCAAcatatgtcaaattttttaaggacattttgACGAAGAAGAGAAGAGTCAGTGAGAAGGAAGTAATAGCGCTAACGCAGGAGTGTAACGCGTTAGTAAGCAACAGTCTACTAAAGAAGCAGAAGGACACTGGGAGCTTCACAGTTCCTTGTTCGATAGGAGGATTGGATGTGGGTCATGCATTGTGCGATCTAGAAGCCAACATTAATCTCATgccactttcaatttttaagaaattggggATTGGCGAAGCACAACCTACTTCTGTTACTCTTCAGTTCACTGACAGAACAATTAAGTACCCAAAAGGGAAAATTGAAGACGTTCTGGTGAAGGTTGACAATTTCATATTCTCAGCAGACGTTCTGGAGGTACCAATTATCCTTGGACGCCCCTTCTTAGCTACTGAGAAAGTTTTAATTGACGTGCATAAAGGCGAATTAACTATGCACGTGGACAATGAAgaggtgaa tATTGAGTTGCCTGAAGAAGAGACTCATGTATGTGAGGTCCTCGCATTGGAGGAAAGCCTGGAAGAATCAGAgccgccaagtctgagtgaACGACGGACAAAACCAATGCGTCCTTCACTTGAAGAACCACCAGAACTTGAGTTGAAACAGTTACCTGGACACTTGAAATATGCATTCCTTGGAACCAACAACACTTTACCTGTGATCATTTCCGCAAACCTTACAGAGCCTAATGAGCAATCTCTCTTGTAG